A stretch of DNA from Pseudonocardia hierapolitana:
CGACGCGCCGACGACCGCGGCCGGGCGGCCGCGCAACGCGTTGTCGGGGAACGGGCGCGACGCCCAGTCGAGGGCGTTCTTGAGCTGGCCGGGGACGGAGCCGTTGTACTCCGGTGTCGCGAACAGCAGGCCGTCCGCGCCGGCGAGTGCCTCCCGCAACCGCTGCACGGCGGCGGGCGCGCTCTCGTCCTCGCAGTAGGGCGGGATCTCCGCCAGCCCGTCGAACACCCGCAGCGTGACCGATGGCGGCAGGCATGCGGCCGCCGCGGCGAGCAGCCTGCGGTTGTGGGAGCCGCGGCGCAGGCTCCCGGACACGCCGAGGAGCAGCACGGCTCAGGCCTCCTCGACCAGTTCGAGGTGCGCCGAGAGCTGCACCTCGTTGCCGAGCGCGTCGCCGCCGGCCGGGAGCGGCGCCTGCCAGTCGAGGCCCCAGTCCCTGCGGTCGACGGTGGCGGTGAGCTCGAGCGCGCCCCGGCGCTGACCGCCGAGGCCCTCGATCGGCGCGTGGTAGGTGCCGGTGGCGGTGACCGGGCGGGTGGTTCCGCGGATCGTGAGCTCGGCCCGCACGGTGGCGGTGCCGTCGGCGTGCAGCGCGACGTCGTCGGCGACGACCGCGATCTCGGGGTGGTTGCCGGCGTCGAAGAAGTCGGCGCCGTGGACGACGTGGTCGCGGAACTCGCGCGGGCTGCGGATCGAGACTGACTCCACCGGCGCCGACCCCTCGAGCCGCACCTGGGCGTCGCCGGCCACGAGCCGGGCAGAGAGGTCCTCGAACCGGGCGCGGAACAGCGAGACACCCATGTGCCGGACGGCGAACTCGACCGACGAGTGCGCCGCGTCGACGACGTAGGTCCCGACGAACGGGCGGGTGCTGGTGGTCATGCTTCCTCCAAAACTGGAATTCTCTCCGGTTCGCCCACGGTAAGTGGAGAAGTCTCCGATTGCAAGGAGGGTCCGGTACCGTGACGAGCGGAACAGGAGGGAGTACGGCATGGCGACCACAGCGGCGAGACGCACGCTGCTGCCGGTGGTCGGCCAGCCACCCCCCGAGCGGGCCGACGCGGCGCGCAACCGGCGTGCCCTGCTCGCCGCGGCGCACGCGATCATGGTCGAGAGCGGCATCGACGGGCTGACCATGGACCGCGTGGCCGCCGAGGCGGGCGTCGGGGTGGGCACGGTCTACCGGCGGTTCGGCGACCTCGGCGGTCTCGCCTTCGCACTGCTCGACGACGAGGAGCGGGAGTTCCAGCGCGCCTACCTGTCCGGGCCGCCCCCGCTCGGGCCCGGGGCGCCTGCCGCGGCGCGGATCCGGGCGTTCCTGCACGCGATGGTGGACCGGATGGAGAACGCCGGGGAGCTGCACTCCCTCGCCGAGTCGCGCGCGCGGTCGGCGCGGTACGTGAGCGGTGCCTACCGCACCGCGCGCACGCACCTGGTCGCGCTGCTGCGCGAGGTGCACCAGCACGACGCGGCCTACTGCGCTGACGCGCTGCTCGCCCTCGTCGGTGCGAACCTGGTCCTCCACCAGCGCCGCGAGCTCGGGTTCTCGCAGGCGCGCGTCAAGGCCGGGCTGGACACCGTGCTCGACGCCCTGCTCGCGCGGGGTGCCTGTCCCGGGGTTCCCAACTGATCGGCAGACGCGCCGCACATTCCCGTTGACGGCTCTGGGACGGTCATCGGTGTGATCGAGAGGCGCAGCCGAGACGACCTGCACGCCACGTCCGGATACCACCACGTGACCATCGCGAGCCCCGGCCGGCTCGCCTTCCTGGCCGGTCAGATGCCGATGGACGAGACGGGCACCCGGGTGGTGGGCGTCGGCGACCTCGATCGTCAGGTCGACGTCACCGTCGAGCACACGCTGAAGGCGCTCGCGCTCGCCGGGGCACGCCCCGAGGACGTCGTGCGGTCGGTCGTCTACGTGGTGGGCGGCCAGGAGGCCGCCGCCCGGGCGTGGCACCGCTTCGCCGAGTCCTCGATCGGTGCGGCGTTCACCAGCGCCAGCACCCTGCTCGGGGTGGCCGCGCTCGGCTTCCCGGACCAGCTCGTGGAACTGGAGCTCACCGCCGCTCTTCCTTGAGGACCCGAGGTGGTTCGATCCAGGCGTCTCGGGCCTGATTGCGGAGCAGGACACGAGGGCTTCGGTGGCGCCCGGTTGCCAGGGCCTTCGGTGGCGTCGCTTCGGTAGGGCCTTCGGTGGCGCCGCGCATCGTGCGGGGCCGCCCCTCAGAGCTCAAGGGCGCCTCCGGCGTCGCTCCGCGATCGCTGCGCGACCCTTGACCTCTGAGCCTCTGCGACCCCTGAGGGCAAGCCATGCGGGCAGGCCAGGGGCCTGCCCTTCGGGCGCGCGGCACCACCGAAGGCGGCCCCACGGCCAAGATCGAGGCTTCGGCGCGAAACGGCCGAAGACGACACGAGAACGCGCCGAACTGCCGATCACACCGCCCGTGGCACCGCCACAGTGGTTGGGAGAGGGCTCGTGATCGGCCCGAGGTGTACATCGGCGTCTTCGCCGCGCCCGTGGTGTGCTGATCGGAGCGATCTCCGCCGCTCACGCGCCCGTTCTCCGCCCGCGCGCCCCGTCGAGCGGGTGCGTGGGCCGGCACGGGGTGCGTGAGCGGACACCGGGTGCGCGACCGGCGAGCAGAACCACCCGCCCGTGCCCGCGGTCGGTCAGGGTGCCACGGCCTTGCGCAGCGTGCGCAGGCACAGGGCGAGGGCGTCGTGCTCGGGCACCTCGTCGTCCCGGGCGTGCATCCACGCGGCGTAGAGCAGGGACCAGAGCACCGTCTGCACCCACAGCGGGCTGAGGCCGGGGTCGATCGTGCCTTCGGCGTGCCCGCGCTCGACGAGACGCAGCAGTGCCCGGTCGGACTCGCTCTCCTTCTGCCAGACGGGATCGGTGAACAGGTACGGCTCGTTCATCGTGAGCAGGAGGCCGTCGCCGAGGGCGAAGTAGGCCTGGCAGAGCCGTTCCAGGGCCGCCACGGCCGGTCCCAGGTCGGGCCGGGCGCGCTCGGTGGCGGCCGCGATCTGCTCCAGCAGGTCGTGGCTGATGCCGGTGAGCAGGTCGGCGCGCTCGGGGAAGTAGCGGTGCATCGTCGTGCGGCCGACCCCGGCCGCGGCGGCCACCTCGGCGAGCGATGCGCTCGACTGCTGGGACAGCACCCGCACGGCCGCATCGAGGATGGCGCGCCGCGTACGGGCGCGCGTGCCGCTCTCCGGAGCGGCGCCGGGCTCGTCGACCACGGCGGAAGAGTAGCAACTGCACCGAAACGGAACCGGGTTGACGAAAACGGAACAGTGATGCTCCACTGTCGAGCATGAGTACTCCCGCATCCGGCCTGAGCATCCTCCGGTCGTTCGCCCGGCCGCACCGGGGCACGCTCCTGCTCGGGCTGGTGCTGGGGCTGGCCGGCTCCGCGACGGGCCTGGCTACCCCGCTAGTCACCAAGTGGGTGCTGGACTCCCTGGGCGCCTCCGCGTCGCTCGCCGGTCCGATCGGCGCGTTGCTGGCGCTGCTCGTCGCCGGCGCCGTGATCTGGATCGGGCAGTGGACGCTGCTGGGCACGCTGGGCGAGCGGGTCGTGCTGGAGGCCAGGGAGTCGATGGTGCGCCGGTTCCTGCGCGCCGCGGTTCCCGGGCTCACCCGCAGGCCGACGGGCGAACTGGTCACGCGGGTCACGTCCGACACGGTGCTGCTGCGCGAGGCGGTCTCGTCCAGCCTGGTGGGGCTGGTCAACGGCGTCGTGATGCTCGTCGGCACGCTCGTGCTGATGGCGGTGCTCGACCTGGTGCTGCTGGCCACGACCGTCGCCGCGGTGGTGGTCGTCATCCTGCTGTTCGCGGTGCTGATGCCGGGGATCGCGAAGGCGCAGGAACGGGCGCAGGAGCACGTGGGGCGGCTCGGTGGCGTGCTGGAGACGGCGTTGCGGGCGATCCGCACGGTGAAGGCGAGCCGCGCCGAGGAACGCTTGGCCACCGGGATCCTCGGCCATGCGGACGAGGCGATGCGCCACAGCGTGCGCGGGGTGCGCCGGGAGGCCGTGGCGTGGACGATCGCCTGGGCCGGGATCCAGTTGGCGATCATCGTGATCCTCGGTGTCGGCGCGTGGCGGGTCGGGCTCGGGCTGCTCGAGGTCTCCACCTTGATCGCGTTCCTGCTGTACGCGTTCGGGCTGATGGAGCCGATCATGGAGCTCAGCCAGAACCTCACGGCGCTGCAGGCCGGGATCGCCGCGGCCACGCGGATCCGGCAGGTCGAGGAGCTCGAGCTCGAGCCGCACGGTGGAGCGGTGGCGAGCACTGCTCCGGTCGCGGGGGAGACGCCCGTGCTGGAGCTGCGCGGCGTCACGGCCGCCTACGGCCCGGGGCGCGTCCCCGCCGTGCGGGACGTCGACCTGGTGGTGCCCGCCCGCGGGCACACCGCGATCGTCGGCCCGTCGGGCGCGGGCAAGACGACGCTGATCGCCCTGCTCCTGCGCTTCCTCGAACCGCAGGCGGGTGAGATCCGCCTGGCCGGGCGCCCGTACGGCGAGCAGACGCCCGCCGAGGTCCGCGCCCGCCTCGCCTACGTCGAGCAGGAGGCGCCGGTCGTGCCCGGCACCATCGGCGACAACCTGCGCTTCACCCACCCCGACGCCACCGACGACGAGCTGTGGGCGGCGCTCGAGCGGGTGCGCCTGCGGGATGCGGTGGAGGCGCTCGACGGCGGGCTCGACGCGGCCCTGACCTCGTCGTCGCTCTCCGGCGGGCAACGCCAGCGCATCGCGCTCGCCCGCGCCCTCGTGCGCACCCCGGAGGTGCTCCTGCTCGACGAGGCCACCGCCCAGGTCGACGGGCTCACCGAGTCCGCGGTGCACGACGCGATCCGGGAACAGGCCCGCCTGGGCGCGGTCGTCACGGTGGCGCACCGCCTCTCCACCGTCGTCGACGCCGACACGATCGTCGTGATGGAGGGCGGGCGCGTCCGCGCTCTCGGCACCCACCACGAGCTGCTGGCCTCCGACGACCTGTACCGCGGCCTCGTCGCGGCACTGAGCGTCGACCGGCAGCTCGCAGCGGCCGGATGAGGGGTCAGCCGGTCTCGCCGGTGTCCGCGTGCGCGGCGCCGACCGGCTTCGACTCCGGCGAGCCGCGCTGGCGCAGGTAGACGCCGAGCACGGCCATGGAGCCCACGGCGAGCATCTCCGACTGCCAGTTCTGGAGGGTGCGGTTCCAGAAGTCGGGCTCGCCGAGGTAGGCGAGCCACGTGACCGGGTCCTCCCGGTTGCCGAGCTGCTCGGAGTTGTAGGCCGCCCAGCCCGTCACCGACTGCGCGAGCCAGGAGAACGCGAAGATCGCGCCCATCACGATCCCGAGTGAGCGGGAGAACAGCGCGCCGCGCCAGTCGGTCAGGCCCGCCCACGCCGGGGAGTCGTCCCGGGCGTGCTCGCCGACCTTCTGCTCCTCGTCGGACTCGGTGCCGGCCTTCTCGATGTCCTTCGACTCGGGAGAGCCGCGCTGCACCAGCCAGACGGTGAGGAAGATGTAGAGGAAGAACTGCAGGTACTCCGACTGCCAGTTCTCCACGACGTCCACTGCGAACGTCGAGGACGTCACGTACTGCATCAGCGACACCGGATCGCCGCCGTTCGAGACCTGCTGGTCGTTGTACTGCGCCTGCCCGGCGAACGCCTGCCCGACGAGCGTGATCAGGAACAGGCCGCCGAAGAACAGGCCGAGGCCGTTGTCCCGCAGGATGCGTCGCACCGCGCTCACCGCCCCAGCAGTCCGATCAGCGTGAAGTAGGCCAGGCCGACCCCGATCACGGCCAGGTAGGTGACGAACAGCACGCGCACGGCTCTCATGGCCCCTCCAGGCGGCACACGTAGGGCAGGTCCCCGTTCGGCGTGCACCCGGCGGCGACCACCTTCCACCCGGCACCGGTGCGGGTGAGGAACAGCGTGTCGCCGGACAGCCGTACCTGCGCCTCGTCACCCCATACCGAGGTCTCCAGCACCTGCCCGCCCGGCGGTGACGCCCTGACCGCCGCGACGCAGGGTCCCTCGCGTTCCAGCGCGGCCACGGTGGCGGGGGCGAGCAGGGAGCAGCGGGCGGTGGGATCGCCATCGGCGAAGGCGGTGGCCACGCGTTCGACGTCGGGGCGCTCCGTCGCGGCGCACCCCGCGAGCATCGCGACCGTGGCACCCAGGATGAACGCCCGAGTCACGTTCATGATCGGTTCTACCCGCCCGGGTCGGTGGTGAAACCGCGCTGCTCACCGGATCGGATGCCGTGTGGGACTCCTGAGGGTGAACCGGGCCGTGGCGGGCTGCCACCCGCCCGGCGGTCCGTGTTCCCATCCAGATCGTCGTGATGATCGTGAGGGTGGGGGTGACCTGCGGTGATGACTGCGGTTCTCGCCGCGGTGCTGGCGTTCGGCACCGGCATCGGCGAGCCGCCGCCGGGGCACGGCGCCGAGCGGGCCCTCGCCGAACTGGGGGCGCGTACCCAGCTGGCGCCCGGCGTCACGCACCGCGCGCTCAGCACCACTGCGGCGGCCGGCCAGGTGCTCGGCGACCTCGTCGAGGCCGACCTCTCCGATCCGACGGTGCACGCCGACCTCCTCATGCCGGGGGCCATCGCGGCCAGCCGCCCCCTGGCGGAGATGGCCGACCGCTCCGGCGCCACCGCCGCGATCAACGGCGACTTCTTCGACATCGGCCGTACCGACGCGCCAGCGGGTCCCGCCGTGGCCGACGGCCGCCCGCTGAAGGCCGCGGTGCCGCCCGGGCGCCGGATGGGGCCCGTCGTGCCCGGCGCCGAGATTGACTCCGTGTTCACGGTCGGGACGGACCGCGTGGCCCGCGTCGACCGCCTGCGGCTCGAGGCGACCGCGAGCGGCCCGTCCGGGACGCACGAGGTCGTCGCGCTCAACCAGTACGCCGTGCCGGTGGACGGGATCGCCATCTTCACCCCGGCCTGGGGAGTCGGCGACCGGGCCCGCACGCTG
This window harbors:
- a CDS encoding NADPH-dependent FMN reductase, translated to MLLLGVSGSLRRGSHNRRLLAAAAACLPPSVTLRVFDGLAEIPPYCEDESAPAAVQRLREALAGADGLLFATPEYNGSVPGQLKNALDWASRPFPDNALRGRPAAVVGASTGLFGAVWAQAELRKVLRTAGADVLDDELPIGMADSAFTPDGALADPDRAAELARVVERLLQRAGRPVAARA
- a CDS encoding YceI family protein, which translates into the protein MTTSTRPFVGTYVVDAAHSSVEFAVRHMGVSLFRARFEDLSARLVAGDAQVRLEGSAPVESVSIRSPREFRDHVVHGADFFDAGNHPEIAVVADDVALHADGTATVRAELTIRGTTRPVTATGTYHAPIEGLGGQRRGALELTATVDRRDWGLDWQAPLPAGGDALGNEVQLSAHLELVEEA
- a CDS encoding TetR/AcrR family transcriptional regulator, which produces MATTAARRTLLPVVGQPPPERADAARNRRALLAAAHAIMVESGIDGLTMDRVAAEAGVGVGTVYRRFGDLGGLAFALLDDEEREFQRAYLSGPPPLGPGAPAAARIRAFLHAMVDRMENAGELHSLAESRARSARYVSGAYRTARTHLVALLREVHQHDAAYCADALLALVGANLVLHQRRELGFSQARVKAGLDTVLDALLARGACPGVPN
- a CDS encoding RidA family protein translates to MIERRSRDDLHATSGYHHVTIASPGRLAFLAGQMPMDETGTRVVGVGDLDRQVDVTVEHTLKALALAGARPEDVVRSVVYVVGGQEAAARAWHRFAESSIGAAFTSASTLLGVAALGFPDQLVELELTAALP
- a CDS encoding TetR/AcrR family transcriptional regulator, giving the protein MVDEPGAAPESGTRARTRRAILDAAVRVLSQQSSASLAEVAAAAGVGRTTMHRYFPERADLLTGISHDLLEQIAAATERARPDLGPAVAALERLCQAYFALGDGLLLTMNEPYLFTDPVWQKESESDRALLRLVERGHAEGTIDPGLSPLWVQTVLWSLLYAAWMHARDDEVPEHDALALCLRTLRKAVAP
- a CDS encoding ABC transporter ATP-binding protein, which gives rise to MSTPASGLSILRSFARPHRGTLLLGLVLGLAGSATGLATPLVTKWVLDSLGASASLAGPIGALLALLVAGAVIWIGQWTLLGTLGERVVLEARESMVRRFLRAAVPGLTRRPTGELVTRVTSDTVLLREAVSSSLVGLVNGVVMLVGTLVLMAVLDLVLLATTVAAVVVVILLFAVLMPGIAKAQERAQEHVGRLGGVLETALRAIRTVKASRAEERLATGILGHADEAMRHSVRGVRREAVAWTIAWAGIQLAIIVILGVGAWRVGLGLLEVSTLIAFLLYAFGLMEPIMELSQNLTALQAGIAAATRIRQVEELELEPHGGAVASTAPVAGETPVLELRGVTAAYGPGRVPAVRDVDLVVPARGHTAIVGPSGAGKTTLIALLLRFLEPQAGEIRLAGRPYGEQTPAEVRARLAYVEQEAPVVPGTIGDNLRFTHPDATDDELWAALERVRLRDAVEALDGGLDAALTSSSLSGGQRQRIALARALVRTPEVLLLDEATAQVDGLTESAVHDAIREQARLGAVVTVAHRLSTVVDADTIVVMEGGRVRALGTHHELLASDDLYRGLVAALSVDRQLAAAG
- a CDS encoding DUF6766 family protein — encoded protein: MRRILRDNGLGLFFGGLFLITLVGQAFAGQAQYNDQQVSNGGDPVSLMQYVTSSTFAVDVVENWQSEYLQFFLYIFLTVWLVQRGSPESKDIEKAGTESDEEQKVGEHARDDSPAWAGLTDWRGALFSRSLGIVMGAIFAFSWLAQSVTGWAAYNSEQLGNREDPVTWLAYLGEPDFWNRTLQNWQSEMLAVGSMAVLGVYLRQRGSPESKPVGAAHADTGETG